One window from the genome of Solea solea chromosome 13, fSolSol10.1, whole genome shotgun sequence encodes:
- the deptor gene encoding DEP domain-containing mTOR-interacting protein isoform X1 — translation MVHESRAMDGIGNTMQKKAAELERLAEVLITGEQLRLRLHEGKVIKDRRHHLRTYPNCFVAKELIDWLIEHKEASDRDTAIRMMQKLLDQSIIHHVCDEHREFKDMKLFYRFRKDDGTFPLDCEAKVFMRGQRIYEKLMNTESNLVQSREEEGGTFERTLVASEFIDWLLQEGEMATREEAEQLGRRLLEHGIIQHVTNKHHFVDGSLLFQFRMNFRRRRRLIELIYERGRCIPENHDSPFCLRKQNSDGGNTSFLSVSPTKEIRVVVGVRRSSMSSSCGSSGYYSSSPTLSSSPPFLCNPKSVLKRQVSPEELQTPGGPFMKKTFTIVGDAVGWGFVVRGSKPCHIQAVDPGGPAAAAGMKVCQFVVSVNGLSVLSHDYRTVSNLILTGPRTIVMEVMEEV, via the exons GCTGCGACTCCATGAGGGAAAGGTGATCAAGGATCGGCGCCACCACCTGCGAACTTACCCAAACTGCTTTGTGGCCAAGGAGCTGATTGACTGGTTGATTGAACATAAGGAGGCGTCAGATCGAGACACAGCGATCAGGATGATGCAGAAGCTTTTAGACCAGAGCATCATTCACCATG TGTGTGACGAGCACCGGGAGTTCAAAGACATGAAGCTGTTTTACCGCTTCCGCAAGGACGATGGCACTTTCCCGCTGGACTGTGAAGCCAAGGTCTTCATGAGGGGCCAGAGGATATATGAGaa gCTGATGAACACAGAGAGTAACCTCGTGcagagcagggaggaggagggcgggACCTTTGAGCGCACGCTGGTGGCCTCGGAGTTCATCGACTGGTTGCTGCAGGAGGGGGAGATGGCGACCAGGGAGGAGGCAGAGCAGCTCGGACGAAGGCTTCTCGAACACGGCATCATTCAGCATG TCACCAACAAGCATCACTTTGTCGACGGGTCCCTCCTCTTCCAGTTCAGAATGAACTTTCGGAGACGACGGCGACTCATCGAGCTTATTTACGAGCGCGGCCGCTGCATCCCCGAGAACCACGACAGCCCCTTCTGTCTCCGCAAGCAGAACTCAGATGGAGGCAACACCAGCTTCCTCTCAG TCAGTCCCACTAAAGAGATCAGGGTGGTGGTCGGAGTTCGTCgcagcagcatgagcagcagTTGTGGCAGCAGCGGCTATTACAGCAGCAGTCCTACACTCAGCAGCAGCCCACCTTTCCTCTGCAACCCCAAATCCG TTCTGAAGAGACAAGTGAGTCCAGAGGAGCTGCAGACACCGGGGGGACCTTTTATGAAGAAGACATTCACA ATTGTAGGTGATGCTGTCGGCTGGGGTTTTGTGGTGCGAGGCAGCAAACCTTGTCATATCCAGGCCGTGGATCCTGGTggacctgcagctgctgctggtaTGAAG GTGTGTCAGTTTGTGGTGTCGGTGAACGGACTGAGCGTCCTCTCTCACGACTACCGGACCGTCAGCAACCTGATCCTCACTGGACCCAGAACAATCGTCATGGAAGTGATGGAGGAGGTATAA
- the deptor gene encoding DEP domain-containing mTOR-interacting protein isoform X2, with protein MVHERAMDGIGNTMQKKAAELERLAEVLITGEQLRLRLHEGKVIKDRRHHLRTYPNCFVAKELIDWLIEHKEASDRDTAIRMMQKLLDQSIIHHVCDEHREFKDMKLFYRFRKDDGTFPLDCEAKVFMRGQRIYEKLMNTESNLVQSREEEGGTFERTLVASEFIDWLLQEGEMATREEAEQLGRRLLEHGIIQHVTNKHHFVDGSLLFQFRMNFRRRRRLIELIYERGRCIPENHDSPFCLRKQNSDGGNTSFLSVSPTKEIRVVVGVRRSSMSSSCGSSGYYSSSPTLSSSPPFLCNPKSVLKRQVSPEELQTPGGPFMKKTFTIVGDAVGWGFVVRGSKPCHIQAVDPGGPAAAAGMKVCQFVVSVNGLSVLSHDYRTVSNLILTGPRTIVMEVMEEV; from the exons GCTGCGACTCCATGAGGGAAAGGTGATCAAGGATCGGCGCCACCACCTGCGAACTTACCCAAACTGCTTTGTGGCCAAGGAGCTGATTGACTGGTTGATTGAACATAAGGAGGCGTCAGATCGAGACACAGCGATCAGGATGATGCAGAAGCTTTTAGACCAGAGCATCATTCACCATG TGTGTGACGAGCACCGGGAGTTCAAAGACATGAAGCTGTTTTACCGCTTCCGCAAGGACGATGGCACTTTCCCGCTGGACTGTGAAGCCAAGGTCTTCATGAGGGGCCAGAGGATATATGAGaa gCTGATGAACACAGAGAGTAACCTCGTGcagagcagggaggaggagggcgggACCTTTGAGCGCACGCTGGTGGCCTCGGAGTTCATCGACTGGTTGCTGCAGGAGGGGGAGATGGCGACCAGGGAGGAGGCAGAGCAGCTCGGACGAAGGCTTCTCGAACACGGCATCATTCAGCATG TCACCAACAAGCATCACTTTGTCGACGGGTCCCTCCTCTTCCAGTTCAGAATGAACTTTCGGAGACGACGGCGACTCATCGAGCTTATTTACGAGCGCGGCCGCTGCATCCCCGAGAACCACGACAGCCCCTTCTGTCTCCGCAAGCAGAACTCAGATGGAGGCAACACCAGCTTCCTCTCAG TCAGTCCCACTAAAGAGATCAGGGTGGTGGTCGGAGTTCGTCgcagcagcatgagcagcagTTGTGGCAGCAGCGGCTATTACAGCAGCAGTCCTACACTCAGCAGCAGCCCACCTTTCCTCTGCAACCCCAAATCCG TTCTGAAGAGACAAGTGAGTCCAGAGGAGCTGCAGACACCGGGGGGACCTTTTATGAAGAAGACATTCACA ATTGTAGGTGATGCTGTCGGCTGGGGTTTTGTGGTGCGAGGCAGCAAACCTTGTCATATCCAGGCCGTGGATCCTGGTggacctgcagctgctgctggtaTGAAG GTGTGTCAGTTTGTGGTGTCGGTGAACGGACTGAGCGTCCTCTCTCACGACTACCGGACCGTCAGCAACCTGATCCTCACTGGACCCAGAACAATCGTCATGGAAGTGATGGAGGAGGTATAA